Proteins from a single region of Thunnus albacares chromosome 14, fThuAlb1.1, whole genome shotgun sequence:
- the nkx3.3 gene encoding NK3 homeobox 3, which yields MTLSFSSFSIKDILTTGRGDRGKPGGTWSTEELCAPTRSIYTGHGGTRIPDLSHQDVDENRIHPQTPFPELSVSVGNLKCDTYSEESTGEETEHREDGADKQPHCVQRDKLQDKGVDEEGYHSREMVSCSPEERQSRSGTKKRSRAAFSHAQVYELERRFNTQRYLSGPERADLAGTLKLTETQVKIWFQNRRYKTKRRQMAAELAACSSPKKVAVKVLVRDDQKQYQQANGVHIPMTVPLYQAYQCYPYLHCCCQPWSMSSMSHGGML from the exons ATGACATTAAGCTTTTCGTCCTTCTCCATCAAAGACATCCTCACCACAGGACGCGGTGACCGGGGGAAACCCGGTGGCACCTGGAGTACAGAGGAGCTCTGCGCGCCAACGCGCAGCATCTACACCGGGCATGGAGGTACAAGAATCCCTGATTTGTCTCACCAAGACGTGGATGAGAACCGCATCCACCCTCAGACACCTTTTCCTGAACTCAGTGTATCTGTTGGGAACCTCAAATGTGATACCTACAGCGAAGAGtccacaggagaggagactGAGCACAGAGAAG ATGGTGCAGACAAGCAACCACATTGTGTGCAGCGAGATAAACTGCAGGATAAAGGGGTGGATGAGGAGGGATATCACAGCAGGGAGATGGTCAGCTGCTCCCCAGAAGAGCGACAGTCTAGGTCCGGTACCAAGAAGCGCTCCAGAGCGGCCTTCTCTCACGCTCAAGTCTACGAGCTGGAGCGCCGCTTCAACACGCAGCGGTACCTCTCAGGTCCTGAACGGGCCGATCTGGCAGGGACCCTGAAACTCACAGAGACCCAGGTGAAAATCTGGTTTCAGAACAGGAGATATAAAACCAAACGGCGCCAGATGGCTGCAGAGTTGGCGGCGTGCAGCTCACCAAAGAAGGTAGCAGTCAAAGTGCTGGTGAGGGACGATCAAAAGCAGTACCAGCAGGCGAATGGAGTACACATCCCCATGACTGTACCGCTGTACCAGGCCTACCAGTGCTACCCCTACCTGCACTGCTGCTGCCAGCCCTGGAGCATGAGTAGTATGTCCCATGGAGGAATGCTCTGA